From a region of the Thermodesulfovibrionales bacterium genome:
- a CDS encoding ATPase, T2SS/T4P/T4SS family, whose translation VKENASDIHIEPYERELDVRMRVDGILRKVLTPPKIIQDALISRVKIMANLDIGEKRLPQDGRIRLLIGGRDIDIRVSIVPTSLGERAVLRLLDRKQGLKGLYEVGLDDVNEKHFEELLSRTNGIILVTGPTGSGKTTTLYAALNRIHTEEKNIITVEDPVEYQLKGIGQIHVNQKIGLTFASGLRSILRQDPDVIMVGEIRDVETAEIAIQASLTGHLVLSTLHTNDAASAVTRLIDMGVEPFLVASSLVAVIAQRLVRTICQHCKESYEPGEEETRYFSTFVPRFSPSILSRGRGCERCKGSGYSGRMGIFELLNVDADIREMITGRRDSQAIKETAVTKGMKTLYADGLIKVARGHTTLEEVLRVTQKDYADLSL comes from the coding sequence GTCAAGGAGAATGCGAGCGATATCCATATCGAACCCTACGAGAGGGAGCTCGATGTGAGGATGCGGGTCGACGGCATACTGAGGAAGGTGCTCACCCCGCCGAAGATTATCCAGGACGCCCTCATCAGCAGGGTGAAGATCATGGCGAATCTCGATATCGGCGAAAAGAGGCTTCCCCAGGATGGCAGAATACGGCTCCTCATCGGCGGCAGGGACATTGATATAAGGGTCTCGATCGTCCCGACTTCCTTAGGGGAGAGGGCGGTCCTCAGGCTGCTCGACAGAAAACAGGGGCTGAAGGGTCTCTACGAGGTCGGCCTCGATGATGTTAATGAAAAACACTTCGAGGAACTTTTGAGCAGGACGAACGGGATTATTCTTGTCACCGGCCCGACGGGAAGCGGCAAGACAACGACCCTCTACGCTGCCCTGAACAGAATACACACCGAAGAGAAGAACATCATCACCGTTGAAGACCCCGTAGAATACCAGCTCAAGGGCATCGGCCAGATTCATGTAAACCAGAAGATAGGGCTCACCTTTGCATCGGGCCTGAGGTCGATACTCAGGCAGGACCCCGATGTGATCATGGTCGGGGAGATACGGGATGTCGAGACAGCCGAGATCGCCATTCAGGCGTCCCTCACCGGCCATCTCGTCCTGAGCACGCTTCATACGAATGACGCTGCATCGGCGGTCACGAGGCTCATCGATATGGGCGTGGAGCCCTTTCTCGTCGCCTCTTCCCTTGTCGCGGTGATCGCGCAGAGGCTGGTGAGGACGATATGCCAGCACTGTAAGGAGTCTTACGAACCGGGTGAAGAAGAGACCCGCTATTTTTCCACCTTCGTCCCGCGTTTCTCGCCCTCCATCCTCTCGAGGGGAAGAGGATGCGAGCGGTGCAAGGGCAGCGGCTATTCCGGTAGGATGGGCATCTTCGAGCTCCTCAATGTGGACGCCGACATCAGAGAGATGATTACCGGGAGAAGGGATTCCCAGGCCATCAAGGAAACCGCTGTTACGAAGGGCATGAAGACGCTCTATGCAGACGGCCTCATCAAGGTCGCGAGAGGGCATACGACTCTCGAAGAGGTCCTGAGGGTCACGCAGAAGGATTATGCCGATCTTTCATTATAA